A portion of the Candida dubliniensis CD36 chromosome R, complete sequence genome contains these proteins:
- a CDS encoding RNA Pol II transcript 3' end formation complex subunit, putative (Similar to S. cerevisiae PTI1), producing MPPSLNSNILYIGNLPFDWDERTVESVVFGSGNIVDVRLGFDRVGKNKGFCFVEYKTVQDAQKALPLLQQVVIYQNGRNKKLRVELSKEGYKAQTINPDSRPIKQLNRSKLPVNVKLPNEMIANSPHVMQAPVLPSNGLRGGSMQPPPLAPPMAGGPNQQVPSKLLQASKFLPPASNFRLETTDNINVSLSKIPPPSLIELISQMKALSQRDPTTLRDFFQNQPEVALCTAQALLLMGFIDSDVIEESSRSASSTPQLQTLQPGNQSTSYMGGQTGGYNNSFNRNNGQNFQQQQQQQIIPGSKWPHLPLQIQQKLVNMPPDQAHLAAQILSLSPESLSGLSPQERQTVDKIRAQYLS from the coding sequence ATGCCCCCTTCTTTAAACTCTAATATCCTCTACATCGGCAATTTACCGTTTGATTGGGACGAGAGAACTGTTGAGTCTGTTGTTTTCGGATCAGGAAATATTGTAGATGTTCGATTAGGTTTCGACCGTGTCGGAAAAAACAAAGGTTTTTGCTTTGTCGAATACAAAACAGTACAAGATGCACAAAAGGCCTTACCATTATTGCAACAGGTGGTGATATATCAAAATGGCCGGAACAAGAAGCTAAGGGTAGAGTTGTCGAAAGAAGGATACAAGGCCCAAACTATTAACCCCGATTCAAGACCAATTAAGCAACTAAATCGTTCTAAGTTGCCAGTCAATGTGAAATTGCCTAACGAGATGATAGCAAATAGTCCCCACGTAATGCAAGCTCCAGTATTGCCATCCAACGGGTTAAGAGGCGGCAGTATgcaaccaccaccactagCCCCTCCTATGGCTGGGGGACCAAATCAACAAGTTCCATCAAAACTTTTACAGGCATCGAAGTTTTTACCACCTGCATCAAATTTTAGGCTAGAAACCACAGATAATATAAATGTATCGCTAAGTAAAATCCCTCCTCCGCTgttgattgaattaatttctCAGATGAAAGCTTTGCTGCAAAGGGACCCAACAACGCTTCGtgatttctttcaaaatcaaccGGAAGTGGCCTTGTGTACCGCTCAAGCTTTGTTATTGATGGGGTTCATAGATAGTGATGTTATTGAAGAGTCTCTGAGATCTGCTTCATCGACACCTCAGCTACAAACACTACAACCAGGAAATCAATCAACATCTTACATGGGTGGCCAAACAGGAGGATACAATAATAGTTTTAACAGAAATAATGGtcaaaattttcaacaacaacaacaacagcagaTTATACCTGGTTCCAAATGGCCTCATTTACCACTTCAAATTCAGCAGAAGCTTGTAAATATGCCTCCAGATCAGGCACACTTGGCTGCACAAATATTGTCTTTGCTGCCGGAGAGTTTACTGGGATTGCTGCCACAGGAAAGACAGACTGTGGACAAAATAAGAGCCCAATATTTGTcgtaa
- a CDS encoding 26S proteasome regulatory subunit, putative (Similar to S. cerevisiae RPN7), giving the protein MEIESDIPRIPDFQLSEKQFLLQHTDLEEQDRHRIIEEILETIKKDHLAPYYHYLHTEITDFPYDESLYRELTSENEKVIEELKSKIKEAEDEEDTELDVASTTMKLAEYYTKIIDRKNASETFKKVLELTPNTGSKIDHLLTLTRIDFFFHDLPSVQKHLEQIAQLSEKGGDWERRNRFKAYNGIYMLATRNFAEAAKLLIDSLATFTSTELCSYEEIAQYAIVAGVLSLERVDLKNKIIDSPEVLSISSTTPNLEPLLNLTNSLYTCEYNYFFQYLLDSYEKLLLTNKYLYKHANFFLREMRCKAYSQLLESYKSLSLKSMAANFNISEEFLDEDLCKFIPNKKLNCIIDKVNGIIETNRPDNKNSQYYALLKQGDNLLTKLQKYSAAVKLSGAERVT; this is encoded by the coding sequence ATGGAAATTGAATCAGATATTCCAAGAATCCCCgattttcaattatcaGAGAAGCAATTTTTATTGCAACACACTGACTTGGAAGAACAGGACCGTCATCGCATTATAGAGGAAATCCTTGAGacaattaaaaaagatCACCTTGCTCCGTATTATCATTACTTACATACCGAAATTACCGATTTCCCTTATGACGAGAGTTTGTATCGTGAATTGACCTCTGAGAATGAAAAGgttattgaagaattgaaactGAAAATTAAAGAGGCTGAGGATGAAGAAGACACGGAGTTGGACGTggcatcaacaacaatgaaacTAGCAGAATACTACACTAAAATTATCGATAGAAAGAATGCCTCAGAGACATTTAAAAAAGTGTTAGAATTGACTCCGAATACAGGTAGCAAGATTGATCATTTGTTGACACTAACTAGAAtagattttttctttcacgATTTGCCACTGGTCCAAAAGCATTTAGAGCAAATTGCCCAGTTGAGTGAAAAGGGGGGTGATTGGGAACGTCGTAACCGTTTTAAGGCTTACAATGGTATTTATATGTTGGCAACAAGAAATTTCGCTGAAGCAGCAAAGTtgttaattgattcattggCTACATTTACATCTACCGAACTTTGTTCTTATGAAGAAATAGCCCAATATGCTATTGTTGCTGGCGTCTTGTCGTTAGAGAGagttgatttgaaaaacaaaataattgattctCCAGAGGTTTTGTCCATCTCATCCACAACACCAAATTTGGAACCGTTGTTAAATTTGACAAACTCCTTATATACCTGTGAGTACAATTACTTTTTCCAGTATCTTTTGGATTCCTACGagaagttgttgttgacaaACAAATACTTGTACAAGCATGCAAACTTTTTCCTCAGAGAAATGAGATGCAAAGCTTATAGTCAATTGTTGGAAAgttataaatcattatctttGAAGTCAATGGCAgccaatttcaatataagCGAGGAGTTTTTAGATGAAGATTTGTGCAAGTTCATCCCTAATAAAAAGTTAAATtgtataattgataaagttaatggaataattgaaacaaatagACCAGACAACAAGAACAGCCAGTATTATGCGTTACTTAAACAAGGGGATAACTTGTTAACCAAATTACAGAAATACAGTGCAGCCGTCAAATTGAGTGGGGCAGAAAGAGTTACCTAA
- a CDS encoding acyl-coa dehydrogenase, putative, with protein sequence MSVKEDIPAIFLEKISPRGLDAIQKTKDFVNDYCLPADQIYFEQLSDIPSERWKSVPPVIETLKKKAKELGLWNMFLSKHYKEGPQYTNLEYGLMARYLGRSYTAPEATNTAAPDTGNMELFAKYGTTYQKDRYLKPLLNGEIRSAFLMTEKGVSSSNALNISTSAIKNSNGNYVLNGVKWFASGAGDPRCSVWLVMCKTDNNKQNPYQNHTVLIIDAKKALATGKAKLIRPLQVIGFDDAPHGHCEIQFKDYEVPADEMPNVVMAGVGRGFELIQSRLGPGRIHHCMRAIGSGEFALLRIAHRANHRLIFGKPMNQREGFLSRYGQSKIDIERCLLLVLNAAHKIDISNAKEAQREIAMAKIETPRTISDILDWGIQVYGAEGMSQDTELARMYAHNRTLRIADGPDEAHLAQLARNEAKKFPKVDAFFTNMETQRSKL encoded by the coding sequence ATGTCAGTTAAAGAAGATATTCCTGCTATTTTCCTTGAAAAGATTTCCCCTCGTGGTCTTGATGCTATCCAGAAAACCAAAGATTTCGTAAACGATTATTGTCTTCCAGCAGATCAGATCTATTTTGAGCAGCTCTCTGACATCCCTTCAGAAAGATGGAAAAGTGTTCCTCCTGTCATTGAGacattgaagaagaaagcCAAGGAACTTGGTTTATGGAACATGTTTTTGTCAAAGCATTATAAAGAAGGTCCACAATACACAAACTTAGAGTATGGGTTGATGGCCAGATACTTGGGTCGTTCATACACTGCGCCAGAGGCTACCAATACTGCTGCTCCAGATACCGGTAATATGGAATTGTTTGCCAAATATGGTACCACTTATCAGAAAGATAGATACTTGAAACCCTTGTTAAATGGGGAAATCAGATCGGCATTCTTGATGACCGAAAAGGGTGTTTCATCATCCAATGCTCTCAATATTTCTACAAGCGCTATCAAGAACTCTAATGGTAATTACGTGCTCAATGGTGTCAAATGGTTTGCTTCAGGGGCAGGAGATCCAAGATGCTCTGTATGGTTGGTAATGTGCAAGACCGACAACAATAAGCAAAACCCTTATCAGAACCACACTGTTTTGATTATCGATGCAAAAAAGGCTTTGGCTACCGGAAAAGCCAAATTGATCAGACCATTGCAAGTCATTGGTTTTGATGATGCTCCCCATGGACATTGTGAAATCCAATTCAAAGACTACGAAGTTCCTGCTGATGAAATGCCTAATGTTGTAATGGCAGGTGTTGGTAGAGGATTTGAGTTGATTCAATCCAGATTGGGTCCAGGTAGAATCCACCATTGTATGAGAGCTATTGGTTCTGGTGAATTTGCTTTATTAAGAATTGCTCATAGAGCAAATCACAGATTAATTTTTGGTAAGCCCATGAACCAAAGAGAGGGGTTCTTATCCAGATACGGACAAAGCAAAATAGATATTGAAAGATGTTTGTTATTGGTGTTGAATGCCGCTCACAAAATCGATATTTCCAATGCCAAAGAGGCACAAAGGGAAATTGCTATGGCCAAGATTGAAACCCCAAGAACTATTTCTGATATTCTCGATTGGGGTATTCAAGTTTATGGAGCTGAAGGTATGTCTCAAGACACTGAGTTGGCCAGAATGTATGCCCATAACAGAACATTGAGAATAGCTGATGGACCTGATGAAGCTCATTTGGCTCAATTGGCTAGAAACGAAGCTAAGAAGTTTCCAAAAGTTGACGCCTTCTTTACCAACATGGAAACACAACGTagcaaattataa
- a CDS encoding subunit of tRNA (1-methyladenosine) methyltransferase, putative (Similar to S. cerevisiae GCD14), with product MSFFQYKDYIEEGDLVLAYISRSTIKPLRVKKGEIFNTRYGHFEHDKMIGSKYGEQMPGAKGYGYIHLLHPTPELWTLSLPHRTQIVYSPDSSYIIQRLNVKPGSRVIEAGTGSASFTHSFARTVTLSGKVFTYEFHEPRYLEAKKELEEHKLDNTIITHRDVCNSGFSIDNETIDGDVVFLDLPSPWDAIPHLDSVISTSKAAGICCFSPCIEQVDRTVRALEENGWTEIEMVEVAAKRWSARKEMVRSVADAVQRIREIQNGRKTGLEVMKKGNSEEPPEKLQKTDNGYKTPKKSTKVKEGDENYTWLNATKSESEIKSHTSYLTFACKIPK from the coding sequence ATGtcattttttcaatacaaGGATTACATAGAAGAGGGGGATTTAGTGCTTGCGTATATAAGCAGATCCACAATCAAGCCTTTGCGTGTTAAGAAAGGTGAAATATTCAATACTAGATATGGTCATTTTGAACATGATAAAATGATTGGGCTGAAGTATGGAGAACAAATGCCTGGAGCCAAGGGATACGGATATATCCACCTATTGCACCCAACACCAGAATTATGGACATTGTCATTACCTCATAGAACACAGATAGTTTATTCACCTGATTCATCATACATTATACAGCGTTTGAACGTTAAGCCAGGGTCCCGCGTGATTGAAGCAGGAACTGGTTCTGCATCTTTTACTCATTCATTTGCAAGAACTGTCACATTACTGGGCAAAGTATTTACATATGAATTCCACGAGCCTAGATACTTGGAGGCAAAAAAGGAATTAGAAGAACATAAATTGGACAACACTATCATCACTCATCGTGATGTTTGCAACAGTGGGTTCAGTATCGACAATGAAACCATCGATGGGGATGTTGTATTTTTGGACTTGCCATCGCCATGGGATGCTATACCTCATCTTGACTCCGTGATTTCTACAAGCAAGGCAGCTGGAATATGTTGTTTCTCCCCCTGTATAGAACAAGTGGATAGAACTGTACGTGCATTGGAGGAAAATGGCTGGactgaaattgaaatggtTGAAGTGGCGGCAAAACGTTGGAGTgcaagaaaagaaatggTTCGATCAGTTGCTGACGCCGTACAAAGGATTAGAGAAATTCAAAATGGACGCAAGACTGGATTAGAAGTAATGAAAAAAGGAAATTCCGAAGAGCCACCAGAAAAGTTGCAAAAGACCGATAATGGATACAAAACTCCAAAGAAAAGCACAAAAGTCAAAGAAGGAGATGAAAACTATACATGGCTTAATGCTACTAAGTCAGAGTCTGAAATCAAAAGTCACACCTCCTATTTAACATTTGCTTGTAAGATCCCCAAATAA
- a CDS encoding actin-related protein, putative (Similar to S. cerevisiae ARP2;~spliced gene), producing the protein MSTPIVLDQGTGFVKIGRAGTNFPDHTFPSMVGRPILRAEERNILVPSDVEIKDIMCGSEASQVRSLLQINYPMENGIIKNWEDMEHLWDYAFYERMKINPQGQKILLTEPPMNPLKNREMMCQVMFEKYGFDGVYVAIQAVLALYAQGLSSGVVVDSGDGVTHIVPVYESVVLNHLTKRLDVAGRDVTRHLINLLFRRGYAFNRTADFETVRQIKEKLCYVSYDLGFDAKLARETTTLVESYELPDGRVIKVGSERFEAPECLFQPHLVDVEQPGVGETLFNTIQSADVDIRSSLYKAIVLSGGSSMYPGLPSRLEKELKQLWLTRVLQGDASRLDKFKVRIEDPPRRKHMVFIGGAVLANIMADKDHMWISKQEWEEQGPRVLEKLGPR; encoded by the exons ATGTCTACTCCAATTG TGCTTGATCAAGGTACTGGTTTTGTCAAAATCGGCAGAGCAGGAACCAATTTTCCTGATCATACATTTCCATCCATGGTTGGACGACCAATTTTACGAGCCGAAGAACGAAACATATTAGTTCCCTCAGATGttgaaattaaagataTAATGTGTGGATCAGAAGCCAGTCAAGTGAGATCTTTATTGCAAATCAATTATCCAATGGAAAACGGTATAATTAAAAACTGGGAAGATATGGAGCATTTATGGGACTATGCATTTTATGAAAGAATGAAAATCAATCCACAAGGCCAAAAAATCTTGTTGACAGAACCACCTATGAATCCATTAAAGAACCGAGAAATGATGTGTCAAGTCatgtttgaaaaatatggATTTGATGGTGTTTATGTAGCCATTCAAGCAGTTTTGGCATTGTATGCACAAGGTTTGAGTTctggtgttgttgtggaCTCTGGTGATGGTGTTACTCATATTGTACCAGTTTACGAATCAGTTGTGTTAAATCACTTGACAAAAAGATTGGATGTTGCTGGTAGAGATGTTACTAGACATTTGATCAACTTGTTGTTTCGTCGTGGTTATGCTTTTAACAGAACAGCTGATTTTGAGACTGTTCGtcaaatcaaagaaaaattgtgTTATGTGTCCTACGATTTAGGATTTGATGCCAAATTAGCTCGTGAAACTACAACTCTTGTGGAAAGCTACGAATTACCAGACGGTAGAGTTATAAAAGTTGGGTCCGAGAGATTCGAAGCTCCAGAATGTTTATTCCAACCACATTTGGTTGATGTCGAACAACCGGGTGTTGGAGAAACCCTTTTCAATACTATTCAATCTGCTGATGTGGATATCAGATCGTCATTATATAAAGCAATTGTTTTATCGGGAGGTTCTTCCATGTACCCAGGTTTGCCTTCAAGATTGGAAAAggaattgaaacaattgtGGCTAACTAGAGTGTTGCAGGGTGATGCTTCTAGATTGGATAAATTTAAGGTGAGAATTGAGGATCCACCAAGACGAAAACATATGGTTTTCATTGGAGGCGCAGTGTTGGCCAATATCATGGCAGACAAGGATCATATGTGGATTTCAAAACAAGAATGGGAAGAACAAGGACCAAGAGTGTTGGAAAAGTTAGGGCCTAGATAA
- a CDS encoding serine/threonine-protein kinase, putative (Similar to S. cerevisiae MPS1) — translation MMPHDSLSHVATSFSSHRSSPSSNSSTKRRLALEDDPTVLPPALSSYSIQCLNERTKTSTLPSQITGKYELDFPDSNNKRDNTLRNKLAAHFTNESTRSREISNSFTNLSEDRSSINTAPTTTPGSKTFEDLRSKRKRRFGKSLGPPKRGIDIAQESTPVGDKSSSENESKSNLTPQLKPLNEIKPKAPSLERFSPLLKRNHKSIETDDTITKRIEARRREQMEQEFVKKEKENELAEMEIKKLEQVAVLQSPFEELKFNEFQEPKQSRVPLREIPVNSADVFRKPKAPKSVVSPSPNVQSNPIIPPTKPVFRNTSQDFPQPPQQLQHNQKHQQALPSAPIPPKVHYDRPQHSGNKRALIINGKSYEKLELIGKGGSSKVYRVRSLNNNCVYALKKVELGQFEDVSGFKGEIDLLTKLKSCERVVTLVDYATTESSLYLIMEKGDLDLAEVLQYRLKLDAPLDLNFVKYHTIEIFKCIKDVHDAGIVHSDLKPANFLFVRGMLKIIDFGIANAVPDHTINVYRENQIGTPNYMAPEAICESNYTSARIWKVGKPSDIWSIGCILYQFIYGKAPFAGYSGNQKLMAITNPHIKISFPSSGIGNTPVPLSAIELMKNCLHRDPNDRWTIEQCLACDFLSPKIVSENFIREVVHQSINYGYNSRISGDGMTSDRYDALVDSVMKQIQNLNYS, via the coding sequence ATGATGCCACATGATTCACTATCACATGTGGCGACAAGTTTTTCCCTGCATCGGTCGTCACCATCAAGCAACAGTTCAACCAAACGACGTTTAGCATTAGAGGATGACCCAACAGTTCTACCCCCGGCATTAAGCTCATATAGTATACAGTGTTTAAATGAAAGAACCAAAACATCCACACTTCCATCTCAAATAACAGGAAAGTATGAACTAGATTTCCCGGACTCGAATAATAAAAGAGACAATACTTTACGAAACAAATTAGCTGCACATTTTACAAACGAATCAACTAGATCTCGTGAAATATCTAATTCATTCACAAACTTATCTGAAGACAGATCAAGCATAAATACTGCGCCAACAACAACCCCAGGCAGCAAAACATTTGAAGACTTGCGCAGTAAACGGAAAAGAAGGTTTGGTAAGCTGTTGGGACCACCTAAAAGAGGTATTGATATCGCTCAAGAAAGCACACCAGTTGGAGATAAACTGTCCTCTGAGAATGAAAGCAAGTCTAACCTCACACCGCAACTCAAACCGTTGAATGAAATAAAGCCGAAGGCACCATCATTAGAAAGATTCTCCCCTCTTTTGAAAAGGAACCATAAATCCATCGAGACTGACGATACCATTACAAAACGAATCGAAGCAAGAAGACGAGAACAGATGGAACAAGAGTTtgtgaaaaaagaaaaggaaaacgAATTGGCAGAAAtggaaataaaaaaacttGAACAAGTAGCAGTACTACAGTCTCCTTTCGAAGAACTTAAGTTTAATGAATTCCAAGAACCCAAACAAAGTCGTGTACCACTACGTGAAATACCTGTCAATAGTGCTGATGTTTTTCGAAAGCCAAAAGCTCCAAAATCTGTTGTATCTCCTTCTCCTAATGTACAAAGCAACCCCATTATACCACCTACGAAACCAGTTTTTAGAAATACCCTGCAAGACTTTCCACAACCTCCTCAACAACTTCAACATAATCAAAAACATCAACAGGCATTACCCTCTGCACCTATACCACCCAAAGTTCATTACGATAGACCCCAACATTCCGGAAATAAACGAgcattgataataaatggCAAGCTGTACGAAAAATTGGAACTTATAGGAAAAGGAGGATCATCCAAAGTATACCGAGTAAGATCACTCAATAACAATTGTGTTTATGCCCTCAAAAAAGTTGAACTTGGACAATTTGAAGATGTGAGTGGATTTAAAggagaaattgatttactTACCAAGTTAAAGTCATGCGAAAGAGTAGTGACTTTAGTTGATTACGCCACCACTGAAAGCTCGCTTTATCTTATAATGGAGAAAGGTGATCTTGACTTGGCTGAAGTTCTTCAATATAGGTTGAAATTGGATGCTCCTTTGGATTTGAACTTTGTCAAATATCACAccattgaaatttttaaatgcATAAAAGATGTTCACGATGCTGGCATTGTACACAGTGATTTGAAACCGGCgaattttttgtttgtcaGGGGCATGTTAAAAATTATAGACTTTGGTATTGCAAATGCTGTACCTGACCACACCATAAATGTTTACCGAGAGAACCAGATTGGTACACCCAATTACATGGCGCCAGAAGCCATATGCGAATCAAATTATACCTCAGCAAGAATTTGGAAGGTAGGCAAACCTTCTGATATTTGGTCGATCGGGTGTATTTTGTATCAATTCATATATGGGAAAGCACCTTTTGCTGGCTATTCTGGCAACCAGAAATTGATGGCTATAACAAATCCGCATATAAAGATTTCGTTTCCGAGCAGTGGCATTGGCAATACTCCGGTGCCTCTTAGTGCTATcgaattgatgaaaaattgtttacaCCGTGACCCAAACGATAGATGGACAATAGAGCAATGTCTAGCCTGTGATTTTCTACTGCCGAAAATAGTTAGTGAGAATTTTATTCGTGAAGTTGTTCACCAATCTATCAACTATGGCTATAACAGTAGAATCTCGGGTGACGGTATGACAAGTGATAGATATGATGCTTTGGTGGACTCTGTAAtgaaacaaatacaaaactTAAACTACAGCTAG